The following are encoded together in the Microtus pennsylvanicus isolate mMicPen1 chromosome 8, mMicPen1.hap1, whole genome shotgun sequence genome:
- the LOC142856606 gene encoding uncharacterized protein LOC142856606 isoform X4: MHQGAKPYEYKECAETLYQNSEHTLNQTSQSYENPFGWEEYRKSFYYQSTLTQHQRFHIGEKLYESPQCWEIFPWKSQVSVHETFRGGERRYECEECRKSFHRKANLIRHQRRTHSREKPYECIECGKTFYCKSDVTRHQRRTHSREKPYECVECSKTFYCKSYLIRHQSRTHSREKPYECTECTKTFYCKSDLTRHQTTHSGEKPFECNECSKTFYYKSDLANHQKTHTDDNPYECKECKKTFCSKSSLNQHHRIHTGEKPYECNECKKSFNSKSNLTEHQRRTHTREKPYECNECWKSFYCRSELINHQRTHTVERYYECKECNKNFYCKSNLNQHQRTHTGEKPYECKDCNKAFYCKSNLNQHQRTHTGEKPFACKDCSKAFYCKSSLVKHQKIHSGEKPYECEECRKTFFQKSDLTRHQRTHTGEKPYECKDCSKTFYCKSNLSQHRRTHTHSKSYGCKECRETFYSKSELTEHQKSHTDEKPYVMFNIDCQLDKIWNHLGDRPLAMPEKDYLD; encoded by the coding sequence ATGCATCAAGGGGCAAAACCATATGAATATAAAGAATGTGCGGAAACACTTTATCAGAATTCAGAGCACACCTTGAATCAAACATCTCAGTCATATGAAAACCCTTTTGGATGGGAGGAATATAGAAAATCTTTCTATTACCAGTCCACCCTCACTCAACATCAAAGATTTCATATAGGGGAGAAGCTCTATGAGTCTCCACAATGCTGGGAAATTTTCCCCTGGAAGTCTCAAGTCAGTGTACACGAGACATTTCGTGGAGGTGAGAGACGCTATGAGTGTGAAGAATGCAGGAAGTCTTTCCACCGGAAGGCAAACCTTATTCGACATCAGAGAAGAACACATAGcagagagaagccctatgaatgtataGAATGTGGGAAAACTTTCTACTGTAAGTCAGACGTCACTCGACATCAGAGAAGAACTCATAGTAGAGAGAAACCCTACGAATGTGTAGAATGTAGTAAAACTTTCTACTGTAAGTCATACCTCATTCGACATCAGAGTAGAACTCACAGTAGAGAAAAGCCCTATGAATGCACAGAATGTACTAAAACTTTCTACTGTAAGTCAGATCTTACTCGACATCAAACGACTCATAGTGGGGAAAAGCCTTTTGAATGTAACGAGTGCTCTAAAACATTCTACTACAAGTCAGACCTTGCTAATCACCAGAAAACTCACACAGATGATAATCCCTATGAATGTAAAGAATGTAAGAAAACTTTCTGCTCCAAGTCAAGCCTCAATCAACATCATAGGATTCATACAGGTgaaaagccctatgaatgtaatgaatgtAAGAAAAGTTTCAATTCGAAGTCAAACCTCACTGAGCATCAGAGAAGAACTCATACcagagagaagccctatgaatgtaacgaATGTTGGAAATCCTTCTACTGTAGGTCAGAACTCATTAATCATCAGAGGACTCATACAGTGGAGAGATACTATGAATGTAAAGAGTGTAATAAAAATTTCTACTGTAAGTCAAACCTCAATCAGCATCAAAGAActcacacaggagagaaaccgTATGAATGTAAAGACTGCAACAAAGCTTTTTATTGTAAGTCAAACCTCAATCAACATCAAAGGACTCATACAGGTGAAAAACCTTTTGCATGTAAGGACTGTAGTAAAGCTTTCTATTGCAAGTCAAGCCTTGTTAAACATCAAAAAATTCATTCAGGTGAGAAGCCATATGAATGTGAAGAATGCAGGAAAACTTTCTTCCAAAAGTCAGATCTCACTCGACATCAGAGAACACATACCGgtgaaaaaccctatgaatgtaaagaCTGTAGCAAAACGTTCTATTGTAAGtcaaacctcagtcaacatcgGAGAACCCATACACATTCAAAATCTTATGGGTGTAAAGAATGTAGGGAAACATTCTATTCTAAATCAGAGCTCACTGAACATCAAAAAAGTCATACAGATGAGAAACCCTATGTGATGTTTaatattgattgtcaacttgacaagatctGGAATCATCTGGGAGACAGACCCCTAGCCATGCCTGAGAAAGATTATCTAGATTGA